In a genomic window of Thalassophryne amazonica chromosome 12, fThaAma1.1, whole genome shotgun sequence:
- the LOC117521250 gene encoding chromodomain-helicase-DNA-binding protein 7-like, with amino-acid sequence MADQGMLSLFGDDAGLFSDGLDGLGDCFPHQSASGQSSNLVQQTNATLGHEHQGTRGYHPGLIHSAGPGPVQPKMGQVFDHNLYGSYDQPGAPGGRMMGQNGPNQGAPNVNAALNGMAGHYHNNNNNNTANSGNSHHGYTGDAGAGGGGGGVWSQQQQQQSRSAYQQPPTQPGGGPNQMGSYHISQGNYSSMQGPSTPNAGRITQHYPPQSMAPPPAQDSSHYLGHVGMGGNQLRHTQPQPQPQNYPNMGHASQYPLSPSRQPPHAHQHQQSMGSFGSGQYPGYQAQYGPMGPNLAQAASANVSANNSHSMAPGQLGHRFSQGSGPATGQQSQRYPSGPSHQTHSAQMQQQTGQQGQPMHTLNHPPHPQSLPQSQNQPQSHLTPPAQGSYSSPSSMSPMRVLGTPTPPPQQGRPPSTGLAGPAEVSGYTTLQSSPNAIVLPQRTPQTPMSATHQQPHNMPPNSGQMYPGMGLQLGPQINSNRSQQVQETLVVLLQQLGTLMTANQNIKQVMLGQEGVVEEFGVSNNNSRVDQLISSLQHSQSMAPPPAQDSSHYLGHVGMGGNQLRHTQPQPQPQNYPTWVMHPSTHSLLPDSLHMPTSTNRAWEVLGVASTLVIRPSMAQWDLIWHRLLVPMSVLTTATPWHQANLAIGLARAQAQQLDSKVSDTPLDHHIRPILPRCSSRQGNRASLCTP; translated from the exons ATGGCAGACCAAGGGATGTTGAGCTTATTTGGGGATGATGCAGGGCTGTTTTCAGATGGACTTGATGGTTTAGGAGACTGTTTTCCACATCAGTCTGCCTCTGGGCAGTCTAGCAATCTAGTTCAACAAACTAATGCGACACTGGGCCATGAACACCAGGGAACCAGGGGTTACCACCCAGGCTTAATTCATAGTGCTGGGCCTGGTCCAGTGCAGCCTAAAATGGGGCAAGTGTTTGACCACAATCTCTATGGAAGCTATGATCAACCTGGTGCCCCTGGAGGGCGAATGATGGGCCAGAATGGTCCTAACCAGGGGGCCCCAAATGTTAATGCTGCATTGAATGGCATGGCTGGTCactaccataataataataataataatacagctaATTCTGGCAACTCTCATCATGGTTACACAGGTGATGCTGGGGCAGGAGGGGGTGGTGGAGGAGTTTGGagtcagcaacaacaacagcagagtAGATCAGCTTATCAGCAGCCTCCAACACAGCCAGGTGGGGGTCCCAATCAGATGGGAAGCTATCACATATCACAAGGCAACTATAGCAGTATGCAAGGCCCGTCAACACCCAATGCAGGTCGTATAACCCAACACTACCCTCCACAGAGCATGGCACCACCTCCTGCTCAGGACTCATCTCACTACTTGGGGCATGTTGGAATGGGAGGGAACCAGCTGAGACATACACAGCCCCAGCCACAACCCCAGAATTATCCCAACATGGGTCATGCATCCCAGTACCCACTCTCTCCTTCCCGACAGCCTCCACATGCCCACCAGCACCAACAGAGCATGGGAAGTTTTGGGAGTGGCCAGTACCCTGGTTATCAGGCCCAGTATGGCCCAATGGGACCTAATTTGGCACAGGCTGCTAGTGCCAATGTCAGTGCTAACAACAGCCACTCCATGGCACCAGGCCAACTTGGCCATAGGTTTAGCCAGGGCTCAGGCCCAGCAACTGGACAGCAAAGTCAGCGATACCCCTCTGGACCATCACATCAGACCCATTCTGCCCAGATGCAGCAGCAGACAGGGCAACAGGGCCAGCCTATGCACACCCTAAACCACCCTCCGCACCCTCAGAGTCTACCCCAGTCCCAAAACCAACCTCAATCCCATCTTACCCCCCCAGCTCAGGGATCTTACTCTTCCCCATCATCTATGTCTCCAATGCGTGTTTTGGGAACCCCCACTCCCCCACCACAACAGGGCAGACCCCCCAGCACAGGACTAGCTGGGCCTGCAGAGGTTTCAGGGTATACAACTCTGCAGTCTTCTCCCAATGCGATTGTCCTTCCACAGAGAACTCCCCAAACTCCAATGTCTGCAACTCACCAGCAACCGCACAACATGCCCCCAAATTCAGGGCAAATGTATCCTGGTATGGGGTTACAGCTTGGTCCCCAAATCAACTCAAATCGGTCACAGCAAG tgcaagagaCGCTTGTAGTGCTGCTTCAACAGCTCGGAACCCTTATGAcagccaaccagaatatcaaacag GTGATGCTGGGGCAGGAGGGGGTGGTGGAGGAGTTTGGagtcagcaacaacaacagcagagtAGATCAGCTTATCAGCAGCCTCCAACACAGCCAG AGCATGGCACCACCTCCTGCTCAGGACTCATCTCACTACTTGGGGCATGTTGGAATGGGAGGGAACCAGCTGAGACATACACAGCCCCAGCCACAACCCCAGAATTATCCAACATGGGTCATGCATCCCAGTACCCACTCTCTCCTTCCCGACAGCCTCCACATGCCCACCAGCACCAACAGAGCATGGGAAGTTTTGGGAGTGGCCAGTACCCTGGTTATCAGGCCCAGTATGGCCCAATGGGACCTAATTTGGCACAGGCTGCTAGTGCCAATGTCAGTGCTAACAACAGCCACTCCATGGCACCAGGCCAACTTGGCCATAGGTTTAGCCAGGGCTCAGGCCCAGCAACTGGACAGCAAAGTCAGCGATACCCCTCTGGACCATCACATCAGACCCATTCTGCCCAGATGCAGCAGCAGACAGGGCAACAGGGCCAGCCTATGCACACCCTAA